A region from the Paraburkholderia youngii genome encodes:
- a CDS encoding glutathione S-transferase C-terminal domain-containing protein — translation MMKLIGSFGSPYVRKARIVLADKKIDYELVPENVWAPDTRIHTFNPLGKVPCLVMEDGEAVFDSRVICEYVDTLSPVGKLIPPSGRERIEVRCWEALADGVLDAAVLIRLESTQRAPEQRVDAWVARQQRKIDEALIAMSQGLGSKPWCASNHYTLADIAMGCALGYLDFRMPELNWREAHPNLDKHFQKLSQRQSFIDTAPKD, via the coding sequence ATGATGAAACTCATCGGTTCGTTCGGCAGCCCGTATGTGCGTAAAGCGCGCATCGTGCTCGCCGACAAGAAGATCGACTACGAACTGGTGCCCGAGAACGTCTGGGCGCCGGATACCCGGATTCACACCTTCAACCCCCTCGGCAAGGTGCCGTGCCTCGTGATGGAAGACGGCGAAGCCGTGTTCGATTCACGCGTGATCTGCGAATACGTCGATACGCTGTCGCCGGTGGGCAAGCTGATTCCGCCGTCCGGGCGCGAGCGCATCGAAGTGCGCTGCTGGGAGGCGCTCGCCGACGGCGTGCTCGACGCGGCCGTGCTGATCCGGCTCGAAAGCACGCAGCGGGCGCCCGAGCAGCGCGTGGACGCATGGGTCGCGCGGCAGCAGCGCAAGATCGACGAAGCGCTGATCGCGATGTCGCAGGGGCTTGGCAGCAAGCCGTGGTGCGCGAGCAATCACTACACGCTGGCCGACATCGCGATGGGCTGTGCGCTCGGCTATCTGGACTTCCGTATGCCGGAACTGAACTGGCGCGAAGCGCATCCGAACCTCGACAAGCACTTCCAGAAGCTGTCGCAGCGGCAGTCGTTCATCGATACGGCGCCGAAGGATTGA
- the lnt gene encoding apolipoprotein N-acyltransferase has product MADPITSRSHRGVSAPAPAATDDVTRSRALPRWHYLVALAAGAANTLSFAPTPHGGWLQLAIFVFFFAWLTRSTGWKSAALTGGAFGFGNFVSGVWWLYVSMHYYGGMPAPLAGTALVLFSLYLALYPALAAGIWSFCAGHARNGAADDRAPFSPTWHGALAFASAWAIGEWLRGTVFTGFPWLATGYAQVDGPLAGFAPVVGVYGVGWMVALTAALIVQALLALLPSWRPGRANDSREPNAGAAGDVDSRAARGRGTRVAAIAVPACVALALLVIGLLLPLVQWTTPANAPLTVRLLQGNVKQEMKFEEAGLRAAVDEYQKMITSKPADLIVTPETAIPVLAQQLPPNFAAAIRQFTNSTGSSLLFGAIGGTITPDGRVVDYTNSLFGVTPGSHEIYRYDKHHLVPFGEFVPWGFRWFVNLMNIPLGDFFRGPPVQKPFMVHNQPVAVNICYEDIFGEEIARTLRENATPAGVLINSTNLAWFGDTIALDQHLQIARMRSLETGRPMLRATNTGMTAAIDANGRVIGRLTPYTVGSLDVNVQGTAGNTPYVTSGNNTVLAVSVLLLAIGFAFGPGIARRRDGKR; this is encoded by the coding sequence ATGGCCGACCCGATCACTTCCCGTTCGCACCGCGGCGTGAGCGCTCCCGCCCCCGCTGCCACCGACGACGTCACGCGCAGCCGCGCGCTGCCGCGCTGGCACTACCTCGTCGCACTGGCCGCGGGCGCGGCCAATACGCTGTCGTTCGCGCCGACGCCGCATGGCGGCTGGCTGCAACTCGCGATCTTCGTGTTCTTCTTCGCGTGGCTCACGCGCAGCACCGGCTGGAAAAGCGCCGCGCTGACGGGCGGCGCGTTCGGCTTCGGCAACTTCGTGAGCGGGGTCTGGTGGCTGTATGTGAGCATGCACTACTACGGCGGCATGCCGGCGCCACTCGCCGGCACGGCGCTCGTGCTGTTCTCGCTGTATCTCGCGCTCTACCCGGCGCTCGCCGCGGGGATATGGTCGTTCTGCGCGGGCCATGCGCGCAACGGCGCGGCCGACGACCGCGCGCCATTCTCGCCGACCTGGCACGGCGCGCTGGCTTTTGCCAGCGCGTGGGCGATCGGCGAATGGCTGCGCGGCACGGTGTTCACCGGCTTTCCCTGGCTCGCCACCGGTTACGCGCAAGTCGACGGCCCGTTGGCGGGGTTTGCGCCCGTGGTCGGCGTATATGGCGTCGGCTGGATGGTCGCGCTGACGGCCGCGTTGATCGTGCAGGCATTGCTGGCGCTGCTGCCGTCGTGGCGCCCCGGGCGTGCCAACGACTCGCGCGAGCCGAACGCCGGCGCCGCTGGTGACGTCGACAGCCGCGCCGCGCGTGGCCGCGGCACGCGCGTTGCCGCCATCGCCGTGCCAGCCTGCGTCGCGCTCGCGCTGCTCGTGATCGGCCTGCTGCTGCCGCTCGTGCAGTGGACGACGCCCGCCAATGCGCCGCTGACGGTGCGCCTGCTGCAAGGCAACGTGAAGCAGGAGATGAAATTCGAGGAAGCCGGCTTGCGCGCGGCGGTCGACGAGTATCAGAAAATGATCACGTCGAAGCCGGCCGATCTGATCGTCACGCCGGAAACCGCGATCCCCGTACTCGCGCAGCAACTGCCGCCGAACTTCGCGGCCGCGATCCGCCAATTCACCAATTCGACCGGCAGCTCGCTGCTGTTCGGCGCGATCGGCGGCACGATCACGCCGGACGGCCGGGTGGTCGACTACACCAACAGCCTGTTCGGCGTCACGCCCGGCTCGCACGAAATCTACCGCTACGACAAGCACCATCTGGTGCCGTTCGGCGAATTCGTGCCGTGGGGTTTCCGCTGGTTCGTGAACCTGATGAACATTCCGCTCGGCGACTTCTTCCGCGGACCGCCTGTGCAAAAACCGTTCATGGTGCATAACCAGCCGGTCGCGGTGAACATCTGCTACGAGGACATCTTCGGCGAGGAAATCGCGCGCACGCTGCGCGAGAACGCGACGCCCGCCGGCGTGCTGATCAACTCGACCAATCTCGCGTGGTTCGGCGACACGATCGCGCTCGACCAGCATCTGCAGATCGCGCGCATGCGCTCGCTCGAAACCGGCAGGCCGATGCTGCGCGCAACCAACACCGGGATGACCGCCGCGATCGACGCGAACGGCCGCGTGATCGGCCGCCTGACGCCATACACGGTCGGCTCGCTCGACGTCAACGTGCAAGGCACCGCCGGCAACACACCTTACGTGACGAGCGGCAACAACACGGTGCTCGCGGTGTCGGTGCTGCTGCTCGCGATCGGTTTCGCGTTCGGACCGGGGATCGCGCGGCGGCGCGACGGCAAGCGGTAA
- a CDS encoding HlyC/CorC family transporter → MNDTYPSRRHTGRHLDKPQEKRSLLERLTDFISPEPDSRAELLEILQDAHERNLIDADSLSMIEGVFQVSELSARDIMVPRAQMDAINIADNPAEFIPYVLEKAHSRYPVYEGNRDNIIGVLLAKDLLRYYAEEEFDVRGMLRPAVFIPESKRLNVLLHDFRVNRNHLAVVVDEYGGVAGLITIEDVLEQIVGDIEDEYDFDEESGNIIASPDGRFRVRALTEIEQFNDTFGTHYSDEEVDTIGGLVTHHFGRVPHRGEKVRLDDLIFEILRGDARQIHMLLVRRDPLAGQRERESQHVQT, encoded by the coding sequence ATGAACGACACGTATCCCAGTCGACGCCATACCGGACGCCATCTCGACAAACCGCAGGAAAAGCGCTCGCTGCTCGAACGCCTGACCGACTTCATCTCGCCCGAACCCGACTCGCGGGCCGAACTTCTGGAAATTCTGCAGGACGCGCACGAGCGCAACCTGATCGACGCCGACTCGCTGTCGATGATCGAAGGCGTGTTCCAGGTCTCGGAACTGAGCGCGCGCGACATCATGGTGCCGCGCGCACAAATGGACGCGATCAACATCGCCGACAATCCCGCCGAATTCATCCCCTACGTGCTCGAGAAAGCGCATTCGCGCTATCCAGTCTACGAGGGCAATCGCGACAACATCATCGGCGTGCTGCTCGCGAAAGATCTGCTGCGCTATTACGCCGAAGAAGAATTCGACGTGCGCGGCATGCTGCGCCCGGCCGTGTTCATCCCCGAGTCGAAGCGGCTGAACGTGCTGCTGCACGACTTTCGCGTGAACCGTAACCACCTCGCGGTGGTCGTCGACGAATACGGCGGCGTCGCGGGCCTGATCACGATCGAAGACGTGCTGGAGCAGATCGTCGGCGACATCGAGGACGAATACGATTTCGACGAGGAAAGCGGCAACATCATCGCGTCGCCGGACGGACGCTTCCGGGTGCGCGCGCTGACCGAGATCGAGCAGTTCAACGACACCTTCGGCACGCATTATTCAGACGAAGAAGTCGACACGATCGGCGGGCTGGTCACGCATCACTTCGGCCGGGTGCCGCATCGGGGCGAGAAAGTGCGCCTCGACGATCTGATCTTCGAGATCCTGCGCGGTGACGCCCGCCAGATCCACATGCTGCTGGTGCGCCGCGACCCGCTCGCGGGCCAGCGCGAACGCGAGTCGCAGCACGTGCAGACCTGA
- a CDS encoding gamma-glutamylcyclotransferase, translated as MSTPSPETEIPVRCPDYPPVLGDSRLLTDDELRASLECTLRGWDRQSDLWLFGYGSLIWNPGLPTVEAMRSKVHGYHRGLYLWSRVNRGTPEQPGLVLALDRGGSCTGMAFRLAADGSMPHLEALWRREMPMGSYRPAWLPCVLADGRRVDALAFVMRRDVPSYTGKLRDDIIQTVLGCASGRYGTTFDYVSRTVHALRESGMPDRALEALLARCKPVV; from the coding sequence GTGAGCACTCCGTCCCCCGAAACCGAGATTCCCGTGCGCTGTCCGGACTACCCGCCGGTGCTCGGCGACTCGCGGCTTCTGACTGACGACGAACTGCGCGCGTCGCTTGAATGCACGTTGCGCGGCTGGGACCGCCAGAGCGATCTGTGGCTGTTCGGCTATGGCTCGCTGATCTGGAACCCGGGACTGCCCACCGTCGAAGCGATGCGCTCGAAGGTGCACGGCTATCACCGCGGCCTCTATCTGTGGTCGCGTGTGAATCGCGGCACGCCCGAGCAGCCCGGCCTCGTGCTCGCGCTGGATCGCGGCGGCTCGTGCACCGGCATGGCGTTCCGGCTCGCAGCCGATGGCTCGATGCCGCATCTCGAAGCACTGTGGCGCCGCGAAATGCCGATGGGCTCGTACCGTCCCGCGTGGCTGCCGTGCGTACTCGCGGACGGCCGGCGCGTCGACGCGCTCGCCTTCGTGATGCGCCGCGACGTGCCGAGCTACACCGGCAAGCTGCGCGACGACATCATTCAGACCGTGCTGGGCTGCGCGAGCGGCCGCTACGGCACGACTTTCGACTACGTAAGCCGTACCGTGCATGCGCTGCGCGAAAGCGGCATGCCGGACCGCGCGCTCGAAGCGCTGCTCGCGCGCTGCAAGCCGGTCGTGTAA
- the ybeY gene encoding rRNA maturation RNase YbeY, producing the protein MSRTPKLTLSLQFPAAKAWPEHKALLPRATVAGWIKAALFADGELTVRFVDAEEGRTLNRTYRGKDYATNVLTFAYAESEDDPVTGDLILCCPVIEKEAAEQGKPLAAHYAHLLVHGTLHAQGYDHEVEEEAEEMEAIETEILARLGFPDPYQ; encoded by the coding sequence ATGAGCCGCACCCCAAAACTAACGCTGAGCCTGCAATTCCCCGCTGCCAAAGCCTGGCCGGAACACAAGGCGCTACTGCCGCGCGCGACGGTGGCCGGCTGGATCAAGGCGGCGCTGTTCGCAGACGGCGAACTGACGGTTCGCTTCGTCGACGCCGAAGAAGGCCGCACGCTGAACCGCACTTATCGCGGCAAGGACTATGCGACCAACGTGCTGACCTTCGCCTATGCCGAATCGGAAGACGACCCGGTGACGGGCGATCTGATTCTGTGCTGCCCGGTGATCGAGAAGGAAGCCGCCGAGCAGGGCAAACCGCTTGCCGCGCATTACGCGCACCTGCTCGTGCACGGCACGCTGCATGCACAAGGCTACGACCACGAGGTTGAAGAAGAAGCCGAGGAAATGGAGGCGATCGAAACCGAAATCCTCGCCAGGCTCGGCTTTCCGGACCCTTATCAATAG
- a CDS encoding PhoH family protein → MKTTQQHLEFTAPRDDNARLANLCGPLDENLRQIEQALDVTLQRRGHRITIRGRGAKLALTALENFYNSAREPLSVDDIQLALVEVRHPARHRSNGNGNGNGGDAVDTRFTGNPDHPFDQPADADASEDDFEEYGPKLYTRRADLRGRTPAQREYLKQIVSHDVTFGVGPAGTGKTYLAVACAVDALERDQVKRIVLTRPAVEAGERLGFLPGDLAQKVDPYLRPLYDALYDLLGFDKTAKMFERQMIEIAPLAYMRGRTLNHAFIILDEAQNTTPEQMKMFLTRIGFGSKAVVTGDTTQVDLPRGQKSGLIEAQQVLANVRGIALTRFTSADVVRHPLVARIVEAYDAHAQKSTAAADSR, encoded by the coding sequence TTGAAGACCACTCAGCAGCATCTGGAATTCACCGCACCGCGCGATGACAACGCGCGGCTCGCCAACCTCTGCGGACCGCTCGACGAAAATCTGCGGCAGATCGAGCAGGCGCTCGACGTGACCCTGCAGCGCCGTGGCCACCGCATCACGATCCGCGGGCGCGGCGCGAAACTCGCGCTCACCGCGCTCGAAAACTTCTACAACAGCGCACGCGAGCCCTTGTCAGTCGACGACATCCAGCTCGCGCTCGTCGAAGTGCGCCATCCGGCGCGCCATCGTTCGAACGGCAACGGCAATGGCAATGGCGGCGACGCCGTCGACACGCGCTTCACCGGCAATCCCGATCATCCGTTCGACCAGCCCGCCGATGCCGATGCGAGCGAAGATGACTTCGAGGAATACGGCCCGAAACTGTACACGCGGCGCGCGGATCTGCGCGGCCGCACGCCGGCGCAGCGCGAGTACCTGAAGCAGATCGTGTCGCACGACGTCACCTTCGGCGTCGGCCCGGCCGGCACCGGCAAGACCTACCTCGCGGTGGCCTGCGCGGTCGACGCGCTCGAGCGCGACCAGGTCAAACGCATCGTGCTGACGCGCCCGGCCGTCGAAGCAGGCGAGCGGCTCGGTTTTTTGCCGGGCGATCTGGCGCAAAAGGTCGATCCGTATCTGCGTCCGCTGTACGACGCGCTGTATGACCTGCTCGGCTTTGACAAAACCGCGAAGATGTTCGAGCGGCAGATGATCGAAATCGCGCCGCTCGCGTACATGCGCGGCCGCACGCTGAATCACGCGTTCATCATCCTCGACGAGGCGCAGAACACCACGCCCGAGCAGATGAAGATGTTCCTCACGCGGATCGGCTTCGGCTCGAAGGCGGTCGTCACCGGCGACACGACCCAGGTCGACCTGCCGCGCGGCCAGAAGAGCGGGCTGATCGAAGCGCAGCAAGTGCTCGCGAACGTGCGCGGCATCGCGCTCACGCGCTTCACGAGCGCGGACGTGGTGCGCCATCCGCTGGTCGCGCGAATTGTGGAGGCGTACGATGCGCATGCGCAGAAATCGACCGCCGCGGCCGATTCGCGCTAA
- the miaB gene encoding tRNA (N6-isopentenyl adenosine(37)-C2)-methylthiotransferase MiaB → MTKKVYVKTFGCQMNEYDSDKMVDVLGAAEGLVKTDTPEDADVILFNTCSVREKAQEKVFSDLGRVRELKDANPNLIIGVGGCVASQEGASIVARAPYVDIVFGPQTLHRLPQMIDERRASGRAQVDISFPEIEKFDHLPPARVEGPSAFVSIMEGCSKYCSYCVVPYTRGEEVSRPLDDVLTEIAGLADQGVREVTLLGQNVNAYRGKFGGALTVGSTEIADFATLIEYVADIPGIERIRYTTSHPKEFTQRLIDTYAKVPKLVSHLHLPVQHGSDRILMAMKRGYTVLEYKSVIRKLRAIRPDLSLSTDMIVGFPGETEEDFAKMMALVEEMKYDTSFSFIYSPRPGTPAANLHDDTPREVKLKRLQHLQATIEENVQRISDAMVGKIERILVERPARKDPNELAGRTENNRVVNFPASVASHARLIGQMVDVKIVHAYPHSLRGELVMVHDDGAAVTH, encoded by the coding sequence ATGACCAAGAAAGTTTATGTAAAAACCTTTGGCTGCCAGATGAACGAGTACGACTCCGACAAGATGGTCGACGTGCTCGGTGCCGCTGAAGGACTCGTCAAGACCGACACGCCGGAAGACGCCGACGTGATCCTGTTCAATACCTGCTCGGTGCGCGAAAAAGCGCAGGAAAAAGTCTTCTCCGACCTCGGCCGCGTGCGCGAGCTGAAGGACGCGAATCCGAATCTGATCATTGGCGTGGGTGGCTGCGTCGCTAGCCAGGAAGGCGCATCGATCGTCGCGCGCGCGCCGTACGTCGATATCGTGTTCGGTCCGCAAACGCTGCACCGCCTGCCGCAGATGATCGACGAGCGTCGCGCGAGCGGCCGCGCGCAGGTCGATATTTCGTTTCCCGAAATCGAGAAGTTCGATCACCTGCCGCCGGCGCGCGTCGAAGGTCCGAGCGCGTTCGTGTCGATCATGGAAGGCTGCAGCAAGTACTGCAGCTACTGCGTCGTGCCGTACACGCGCGGCGAGGAAGTGTCGCGTCCGCTCGACGACGTGCTGACCGAAATCGCCGGCCTCGCCGACCAGGGCGTGCGCGAAGTCACGCTGCTTGGCCAGAACGTGAACGCTTATCGTGGCAAATTCGGTGGCGCGCTTACGGTCGGTTCGACCGAGATCGCCGACTTCGCGACGCTGATCGAATACGTCGCGGACATCCCCGGCATCGAACGGATTCGCTACACGACGTCGCATCCGAAGGAATTCACGCAGCGCCTGATCGACACTTATGCGAAGGTGCCGAAGCTCGTCAGTCACCTGCATCTGCCCGTGCAGCACGGCTCCGACCGCATCCTGATGGCAATGAAGCGCGGCTACACCGTGCTCGAGTACAAGTCGGTGATCCGCAAGCTGCGCGCGATCCGCCCGGATCTGTCGCTGTCGACGGACATGATCGTCGGCTTCCCCGGCGAGACCGAGGAAGACTTCGCGAAGATGATGGCGCTCGTCGAAGAGATGAAGTACGACACGAGCTTCTCGTTCATCTACAGCCCGCGCCCCGGTACGCCGGCCGCGAACCTGCACGACGACACGCCGCGCGAGGTGAAGCTGAAACGTCTGCAGCATCTGCAGGCCACGATCGAAGAGAACGTGCAGCGCATCAGCGACGCGATGGTCGGCAAGATCGAGCGCATTCTGGTCGAGCGCCCGGCGCGCAAGGACCCGAACGAGCTCGCGGGCCGCACCGAGAACAACCGCGTCGTCAATTTCCCGGCGTCGGTGGCGTCGCATGCACGGCTGATCGGTCAGATGGTCGACGTGAAGATCGTGCACGCGTACCCGCACTCGCTGCGCGGCGAACTGGTGATGGTTCACGACGACGGCGCCGCCGTGACGCACTGA
- a CDS encoding helix-turn-helix domain-containing protein, translating to MHSPLALVRDPSADGDTNAAPRSAEPFDALEQLVGVNLARLRAERQLSLDALARASGVSRAMLAQIESARSVPSIKVLCKVAAALKVSVAAFLRRHATNGFEHLPAERSARVVSANGRYSVRPLYPDDESIAAEFHELRIAPLHTEAGIRRAPGTTVNLVVSDGTLEVSVHDQRQLLATGDAIVFDADQPHSLRNPGDTEARAFRVTLRAEAPPRWEVRAASAARDEAACEGVPG from the coding sequence ATGCATTCCCCGCTCGCGCTGGTCCGCGATCCTTCGGCCGATGGCGATACCAACGCCGCGCCGCGCTCTGCCGAACCGTTCGATGCGCTCGAACAGCTGGTCGGCGTGAATCTGGCGCGGCTGCGCGCCGAACGCCAGCTTTCGCTCGATGCGCTGGCGCGCGCGTCCGGCGTGTCGCGCGCGATGCTCGCGCAAATCGAGTCGGCGCGCAGCGTGCCGTCGATCAAAGTGCTGTGCAAGGTGGCGGCGGCGCTGAAGGTGTCGGTGGCGGCGTTCCTGCGGCGTCACGCGACCAACGGCTTCGAGCATCTGCCGGCCGAGCGTTCGGCCCGCGTGGTCAGCGCGAACGGGCGCTACTCGGTGCGCCCGCTGTATCCCGACGACGAGTCGATCGCCGCCGAGTTTCACGAGCTGCGGATCGCGCCGCTGCATACGGAGGCGGGCATTCGCCGCGCGCCGGGCACGACGGTGAATCTGGTGGTCAGCGACGGCACGCTCGAAGTCAGCGTGCACGACCAGCGCCAGCTGCTCGCGACCGGCGACGCGATCGTGTTCGACGCCGACCAGCCGCACAGCCTGCGCAATCCCGGCGACACCGAGGCGCGCGCGTTTCGCGTGACGCTGCGAGCTGAGGCGCCGCCGCGCTGGGAAGTGCGGGCCGCGAGCGCCGCGCGCGATGAGGCTGCGTGCGAAGGCGTGCCGGGTTGA
- the ribB gene encoding 3,4-dihydroxy-2-butanone-4-phosphate synthase, translated as MSFATFPAPSTIADDAFADLPLLATEAVPPRIAAALQALREGRAVVLQDDHDRENEADLIVAAERLSVETMALLIRECSGIVCLCLPDDKIRALELPPMAVNNESRHGTAFTVSIEAREGVSTGVSAQDRVTTILAAIADTATPADIVRPGHVFPLRAMPGGVLARRGHTEGTVDLAILAGLTPAGVLCELMNADGTMTRGADVERFAAQHDLPMLTIAELVEFRETLARVREGALAEA; from the coding sequence ATGTCCTTTGCTACTTTTCCCGCTCCGTCGACGATTGCAGACGATGCCTTCGCCGATCTTCCCCTGCTTGCCACCGAAGCCGTTCCGCCGCGTATCGCCGCCGCCTTGCAGGCACTGCGCGAGGGTCGCGCCGTGGTGCTGCAGGACGACCACGACCGCGAGAACGAAGCCGATCTGATCGTCGCGGCCGAGCGCCTGTCGGTCGAAACGATGGCGCTCCTGATCCGCGAATGCAGCGGCATCGTGTGTCTGTGCCTGCCCGACGACAAGATCCGCGCGCTCGAACTGCCGCCGATGGCCGTCAACAACGAAAGCCGTCACGGCACCGCGTTCACTGTGTCGATCGAAGCGCGCGAAGGCGTCAGCACCGGCGTGTCCGCGCAGGATCGCGTGACTACGATCCTCGCTGCGATCGCCGATACGGCCACGCCCGCCGACATCGTGCGCCCTGGCCACGTGTTCCCGCTGCGCGCGATGCCCGGCGGCGTGCTGGCACGGCGCGGCCACACCGAAGGCACCGTCGATCTGGCGATCCTCGCGGGCCTGACGCCGGCCGGCGTGCTGTGCGAACTGATGAACGCCGATGGCACGATGACGCGCGGTGCGGACGTCGAACGCTTTGCCGCGCAACACGATCTGCCGATGCTGACGATCGCCGAGCTGGTCGAGTTTCGCGAGACGCTCGCGCGGGTGCGCGAGGGCGCGCTGGCCGAGGCTTGA
- a CDS encoding HAD family hydrolase, translating to MIDHLICDCDGVLVDSEVIADRVMFDTLTATFPGIDFAPVIKTAFGQQTSRFLAGLEKQFDITLPANFLDTIEHNVELALAASLGPIHGVRDALQRVTLPAAVVSNSRMTRVSASVRRAGLQQIFGERVFSAEQVARPKPYPDVYLFAATSLGVEPARCLVVEDSVSGLNAARAAGMKTIAFVGASHIPDGYADALRAMGITRIIKHMDELPALIDAGVRGEFGDVQS from the coding sequence ATGATCGACCACCTCATCTGTGACTGCGACGGCGTGCTCGTCGACAGTGAAGTCATCGCCGATCGCGTGATGTTCGACACGCTGACGGCCACCTTTCCCGGCATCGATTTCGCCCCCGTCATCAAAACCGCGTTCGGCCAGCAAACCTCGCGCTTTCTCGCCGGCCTCGAAAAGCAGTTCGACATCACTCTGCCCGCGAACTTCCTCGATACGATCGAGCACAACGTCGAGCTCGCGCTCGCCGCGTCGCTCGGTCCGATCCACGGTGTGCGCGACGCGCTGCAGCGCGTGACGCTGCCGGCCGCAGTCGTGTCGAACAGCCGCATGACACGTGTGAGCGCATCGGTGCGGCGGGCCGGTCTGCAGCAGATTTTCGGCGAGCGGGTGTTCAGCGCCGAGCAGGTCGCGCGGCCAAAGCCCTATCCCGATGTCTATCTGTTCGCGGCCACGTCGCTCGGCGTCGAGCCCGCGCGCTGCCTCGTCGTCGAAGACAGCGTCTCGGGCCTGAACGCGGCGCGCGCGGCCGGCATGAAGACGATCGCCTTCGTCGGCGCGAGCCATATTCCGGACGGCTATGCGGATGCGCTGCGCGCGATGGGCATCACGCGAATCATCAAGCATATGGATGAACTGCCGGCGCTGATCGACGCGGGCGTGCGCGGCGAGTTCGGCGACGTGCAGTCGTAG
- the glpK gene encoding glycerol kinase GlpK codes for MQDQYVLALDQGTTSSRAMLFDRRGNVVSSAQKEFQQIYPQPGWVEHDPREIWSTQAGVAAEAVTRAGMNGTSIAAIGITNQRETTIVWDRETGHPIYNAIVWQDRRTADFCDELKAQGLEASVRAKTGLPIDSYFSATKIRWILDNVEGAREKARQGRLAFGTVDSWLMWNFTKGALHITDVTNASRTMLFNIHTLKWDDELLAALDVPRNMLPEVRPSSEVYGPTVTTVFASKIPLAGIAGDQHAALFGQMCTESGMVKNTYGTGCFLVMNTGAKPIESKNNLVTTIAWQIGERIDYALEGSIFIAGAVVQWLRDGLGIIRSAAEIETLARSVPHCDGVYLVPAFAGLGAPHWNAHARGTLFGLTRGTTSAHIARAALDSIAYQSLDVLKAMEADSGIRIGELRVDGGACANNLLMQFQADILGVDTVRPQVSETTALGAAYLAGLAVGYWKDIDELKSQWKLEHRFTPALPHAEVRTCLDGWQRAIRAAKAWADTP; via the coding sequence ATGCAGGATCAGTACGTCCTCGCGCTTGACCAAGGCACCACCAGCTCACGCGCGATGCTGTTCGACCGGCGCGGCAACGTCGTGTCGAGCGCGCAAAAGGAATTCCAGCAGATCTACCCGCAGCCTGGCTGGGTCGAGCACGATCCGCGGGAAATCTGGTCGACCCAGGCCGGCGTCGCCGCCGAGGCGGTCACGCGAGCCGGCATGAACGGCACGTCGATCGCGGCGATCGGCATCACGAACCAGCGCGAAACCACGATCGTGTGGGATCGCGAAACCGGCCACCCGATCTACAACGCGATCGTCTGGCAGGACCGCCGCACCGCCGACTTCTGCGACGAACTGAAAGCGCAAGGTCTCGAAGCGAGCGTGCGCGCGAAGACCGGTCTGCCGATCGACTCGTACTTCTCGGCGACCAAGATCCGCTGGATTCTCGACAACGTCGAAGGCGCGCGCGAAAAAGCGCGTCAGGGCCGGCTCGCGTTCGGCACCGTCGACAGCTGGCTCATGTGGAATTTCACGAAGGGCGCGCTGCACATCACCGACGTAACCAACGCGTCGCGCACGATGCTGTTCAACATCCATACGCTGAAGTGGGACGACGAACTGCTCGCCGCACTCGACGTTCCGCGCAACATGCTGCCGGAAGTGCGGCCATCGTCGGAGGTGTACGGACCGACGGTGACCACCGTGTTCGCATCGAAGATTCCGCTCGCGGGCATCGCCGGCGATCAGCACGCCGCATTGTTCGGCCAGATGTGCACCGAGTCCGGCATGGTCAAGAACACCTACGGAACCGGCTGCTTCCTCGTGATGAACACGGGCGCCAAACCGATCGAATCGAAGAACAATCTGGTCACGACGATCGCCTGGCAGATCGGCGAGCGTATCGACTACGCGCTCGAAGGCAGCATCTTCATCGCCGGCGCGGTGGTGCAGTGGCTGCGCGACGGCCTCGGCATCATCAGGAGCGCGGCCGAAATCGAAACGCTCGCGCGCAGCGTGCCGCATTGCGACGGCGTGTATCTCGTGCCTGCGTTCGCCGGCCTCGGCGCTCCGCACTGGAACGCGCATGCGCGCGGCACGCTGTTCGGGCTCACGCGCGGCACGACCTCCGCGCATATCGCGCGTGCGGCGCTCGATTCGATCGCATATCAATCGCTCGATGTGCTGAAGGCGATGGAAGCCGACTCGGGCATTCGCATCGGCGAACTGCGCGTGGATGGCGGCGCGTGCGCGAACAATCTGCTGATGCAGTTCCAGGCCGACATCCTCGGCGTCGACACGGTGCGCCCCCAGGTGTCGGAGACGACCGCGCTCGGCGCCGCCTATCTGGCCGGTCTCGCGGTCGGCTACTGGAAGGATATCGACGAGTTGAAGAGCCAGTGGAAGCTCGAGCATCGCTTTACGCCGGCGCTGCCGCACGCGGAGGTCAGGACCTGCCTCGATGGCTGGCAGCGCGCGATCCGCGCGGCGAAGGCGTGGGCCGATACACCGTAA